In the Primulina eburnea isolate SZY01 chromosome 15, ASM2296580v1, whole genome shotgun sequence genome, TTCTTTGACTATCTTGAGGGATTTGTTTAGTATTGGTAATCACTTGCCTTGGAATTACAAGagaatgaatttttttatatatactttTCGATATGACGGTATTTTATCGATACCGTACCGAAACTCCAGCATACTCATACCGGTATCTTCGGTACAGTACGGTTCAGTACCGACCACCTCCAGATTCATATTTTAACACATGAAACCGCAGGAGAAGAGAGAATCAGAGAACCCCACGCACAAAAGACACAACTGTCACGGACTCCTTGCGAAAAAGAAGTCATTTGCAAATCTAGTATGATGATTTACAGGCCATATTTGTTAAGGAATAGAAGGACTACGACACCTAAGCCAGACAAGAACATGAAAGTTGCGGAGAAAACTTCCTTCGACCCTAGTTGGAGAATTGAGGTGTATGAGCGGAATGTGGGAAAGTTGAccacaacacataatattcATGTAGAAGGAAGTCCACTGGCTTGATCAAGAAACACAACACCAGACAACTCAGAAGTAACATAGATCTTGCCACGCACCATGAGCATGCAATAACATATTGCTGAGTAATAAGAAAAGGAAACTGGATCCTAATACGATTAGATATAGACGATCAGGAGTAAGAGGTCAAATATGAGTGTGTACTGTGTAACTGGTCTATATATGAGATGAGATAACACTGGAAACATTCAAATGTTGAAGTATATTCTCTATAATGTTCTCAGGGGCCAGATTTGAGCTTACTCGATTTCCTTGGTTCAGGAACAAACAACAGAAGAAGGGGCAGATCAACGTCTAGATTTGATCGACATACTCTGTCATGAAAATTCAAGTCCCTAGAACAACTTCAGTGGATCAATCTTTCTCTACGATCCTGGGTCAAAACCAAAAGAGTAACCATGATTTGTTCAATACATAATGTATGTTTGTTGCAcaagaatatatatatgaatgaatTAATATTCagcaaacctggtatttataggataGATGTAAATGATAACTTTGTTTTCAGTGCTCAGATGATACTCATGGCGAGAGGGTTGCCCATGCTCTATTCACTGACACTGTTAAGTCAGACAACTCATACTTACTTCGATCTAGTCACATGAACCCCACATGCACCGAAAGACCTCCTAATGATGATTAAGTCATTACGCCCCATACATGTGAACTTGAAGATGACACTTGTACTGGAATGTCCGGATGAATATCCTTGATTAAGAGTAATGTTTCTTTGTTGTACTACTCGAACTCGCGCTACCCACGCTCCTTCCAAGCACTGGGTGGGCTGCTCCACTTTCTTGGCTACCCAAAACTCGGACTAAAAATGACCCGAGTACCGGATATATCCCGAGATATCACAtaaaaaacattttatatttgatCAAATGAGAtgttagttttaaaaaaaaaggagtGTTTTGAACACCGCCCCTGTTTAATTTTTCAGGAGGTCGCGGTCTTTGTGCTCgctctattatttaaattatttatttattttctgatatttccgtaatttttttaataaaaaaacccCAAATAGACAATTCATTTTTTATAATCTTTCTAATGTAAATTGATTCAGCCATTTAGAACGGAAGAATGCCTTATTTTGGTAAAGCCCAACAAATacattattttgtaaacataaATTGCTTCTAAAACTTTATAATCTTTGATTAGAAGAACCCAAAACTTACACCATAAGTCTGTACTTGAAAACATAATTCCAATAATGAAAAACACGGGAAAGCAGGGGAGGgggttaaattttttattaaataacgTTAAGACACTCCCTCCACTAAATGCCGTTGAATCAGAAACTCGGCTCTCCAACAACCAAGCATCATATCGATATATCTTAACTTAAAATTGTTATATATAGAATACAATCTTCTCCAAAAGTACCATGCGCATCAAAACCCATCAGCATGCAACTCATAAGCCGAAAACTTCTCAACTTGAGGAAGCaaagaaagaaaatcaatcAGCCTCCATTGGGTTGCCGTCTTTTTGGATGATCTGCCATGAAAATGCCATTGTTTTTTCAGAACATAAACATGAAAAGTGAGATAGAGAAAAAATTCAAATGCCAAGAAAGAATAATGTAACAGCAGGCAACAAAGATTCAGAGAGGATGAAGAGAAAACGATATGAGAACCATGTAGACAAAAAAGAATAACATCAAACAGAACCCGAGGTAAGTATTCTTTCATTTTGTCATTAATTGATGCGTCGAAAGTATAGGAGGAAATAATGATATGATAGCACCATGTAGACAAAAAAGAATAACATCAAACAGAACCTGAGATATGTATTCTTTGATTTTGTCATTAGTTGATCCGTCAAGAGCTCTCTCAGCAAGCTCATAGTAAACAGTATTGCCTTCAGGGCCATTCACTTTTTCTTTCTGCAAATATCTGATACATAAGGCACACTAAGATCAGATATTATAACATTAGGCCAATCAAAGCCCCCAATAAATACAGTAAGAAACACCTTTGTTGGACGAGCGCCTCTAGTGCCTGTTTGGTATTTCCAAAGTTTGGATGATTCTCCTGATTTTCTTGCAACCCCATTCGTCTCAGATGATGCCAgagattttcttggagaatcaGAGACAACACAATAGTTTTATACATTAAAGCAATCTTAGATTGAAAAAAAATCTATAATATCTGAACTGGCACGATACAAAATCATAACCCCATCGGTCATTCATTCTCAATTTCACCATTTTAATAATATGTGAGTTCACAAATATTTATTGATATGCACAAGCGAGAATTAACTTGAGTTCGATGTGCACTGTTTTCTTGAAATTGAAGACAAGGCAATATATTAACAAATAAAGCATACAACATTTTATCGTGGAATCTAAAGCTGATAATCAAGAAAACAAGCACACCTTCTTCCACTCTGCCACCTGCTAAATGAATGATACCAACGACGACAAAAGTGAAACCTGCCAAGTGTGTTGAGTTTGTATCCTCTACAAATTTTCTGTAGACATCAGGGGGTATTTGACTTACGATTATGTACGATTTTGCATCAGATATCGCTGCATTGAAGAAACTATTAGAACATAGCATTTGGAAGAGCACTAAGAATTGAAAAGAGGAGGGTGCAATTGGTTGATTCAGCTGTCCCAGACATACTttcaatccagacaaacaaaaCCAAACATTACCCTCTCATTTTCACCAATTTTTAAACCTATAACATATCATAACTTTAATTCACCTTTCATCATTTCCCAAAAATACTatgttattatattatattttaacacAATtcaatgtattttaaatgtacaGGACCCCACTCCTAAACATTATTCACGCAAATATGAatacaaaaatatattataatactTATAGAAAGCATTTTACATGATTTGACCCTTATCGTAAAAGCTTTTCACTAAAATACAATTTAAAACACAAAAGTTTTATTCCTCGTGTCATTTCTTCAAAACTTTTCAAGTACAATGGCTAACTGTATAGCTTTGTTGGTAGAGGTTGTTTTCTAAATGGATTTTGCACGTGCACAACTCGGTCAGTTAATAGTTCTAGTGTATTGTAGTGCCGATAAATACTGAAATAAATTCAGAAAATGGCAGTGGAATTTGACAAAAAATGAGTCTGATATAACTCCAGTCAATGATTGTGGACCATCTATGCCGACCTTTGGAAGTTCATCTTTGCTATATTTAGAATGGAAGTGCATTAAGCCAAGTTCAAGATGCTAAGAAGCTCGGCTGAGAACCATTTGTTATCCAATTGAATAGCTAAGTCCGTGATATTGTTCACGAAAGCAAAGTGGGCCAATTCAAGGGGGAAGAGTTGgaatgcattgatttgattgaagcCCAAGAGTACAAAAAAGACTTAAAATAGGTGCGATTCACTTAAAAATTTATTGATGAAGGCCTAATTAGTGATAGTTCACCTAAGGTTTaggtttatttataatttttagatTATTAGTCTGACAATTTTTATCGGCTAGCCTACACATTATTCTAGGCCCATACAtgtttcatttttaatttatgtgTGCATATGTAGGGAATGGGTTTTTGACATAATTATTGAATATTATCCAGAGCAAATTCTTGAGTATTGCGAACTAAATGAACTTATCAGGATCTAGATACAGTAGTGTCCAACCAGATTCAGTATCTTTGATTTGTTGGAGAGGTTGAGTTCGAAATCATTTCAAATCTTGGTGAAATTTGGTTTATGCTTGGTAAATAATTGTTCTGCCAATTTCCAAGTCAAACTGAGATGATGCTTTTGCATTCTTGGTTTGGTACCGTGTTGTTTATGTATGATTGAAAACATTGACGACGCCTTTGGAAACTATACAAGTATTGATTAGGGACATTCATTATCGTTGGGGTTCTGATTACTCGTTCTCTCTTTCTGTGAAGGCACTGGTCATCCTCAAAAGTGTCTTAATTCTTCACAATTCAGTTTAAGTCcaacacataaaaaaaaatgctGATCCAACCAACAAAAATGTTAACACGAATCTCAGGTTCCTTGAATGTAAGCCCAAAATTGAAAAAATCTTACTTCATACAAAATTCAGGTTTACATAAAACGCATTAACATTAATTAATACAGACAACTGTATTCACCAAAACCAACAcagaaaaatatatcataaaaaactTACCCTGTTGCGATTGTGAAGCACGACCTGGATTAGCTGAAACTGAAGGCCGTGACCGCTGAAGCTCTCGCATTTCATAGCCAAAAATCGAGGAGAGTTTAGCTTTTGCCTCATTTATCACGAAAGCAGGCAAATTTCTTTGCCTATAGTTTTTACCAGTAATCAATTGTGTCAATTCATCCCTTTTTATAGGACAACCTGAATTTTGCTCAGATTTGAATAGGATATAACGGATGACTTCCCCAACCAATTTATCCTTTTCCTATAGCATAGATGCAAACAAAAACATGAATACATACATACTGAAAAAAGAATTATTCACATGGATACATACTATTTTTATGAGAAAAAACTCACATGCTCTGAAATGTCGAAATCGGAGAAGATTTCAGAAGACATTGTATAATGTTTTGGAAACTGAGGAGACCGTTGCTTTACCCGCTTCTAGCAAACTGCCAGTGACCAAAATTACCTTGCAAACTATCAAACAATACCAGATAAATACTATCAGTTCACAAGCAATCGTAAGGGACGAGCTCTTGCATTTCACTTCAAACTAAACTGCAATTCCTGCATTTAAGGCACTGTCAGACCTGCATTTCACTAAAAAGCTATGCCTTTCTGAATGCCTTCTTTCTAACAGCTATAACAaaaaacaaacataaaatctttCATCTGTAACTGCAAGTACACTTTTTTATTagaaaaaatgtaaaatatcaAATGAGTCATTGACACCGCGGAGAGTTCTTTAAAAAATGTATCGGCGGAGGGGAAATTCAAGCTTTCAGGGAGGAATCAAACTTGACTGGAAGGACACTCAAGATTTGGAAGGAACAATTGTTAAAACAAAAAGGGATTTTACTCTTACTTTTCTCTTCAATAGTTTCAGTGACTTGATAACCTATAGGGTTTTTGAAACAGGATTATAGTACAAATTTAGATTTataagggaaaaaaaaaatatatgggagcaaaataaataaattgggATAATACCTATTTTCGTCCTTCTCGTTAACCGCTTTTCCCATTTCAGTCCCTTGTGATTTTTGACTGCTTAATTAATCCTtcatgttttcaaaatattccCGAATTGATCCTTACCGTTAGTTTGGCGTTAGGGGTAACGTTGACTtgacattagcgacggttttataaaaaccgtcgctaagtagcgacggattttcaaaatattagcgacggtttaatattttcattaaaaaaaataattttaataattttttaaaaaaaacttagaatcggactatgctaacaatattaataatcttaacacacacttaaaaatttacaaaaaattaaagcgAAAATGTTAACTTaagtcgaaactaaaatcgtgtgagagaaaaaaaatttaagtgttgtaaagTGATGTGTATGAAAATGGAAAGAGAGTAtatttatagacagtttgcgACGGGTTTTggtaacaccgtcgctaatagtgACGGTAATATTATTAACCTTGAAGTATAGACGGTTTTGCAATCACCGTCGCTATTTTACCAAAAGCATAAagcaaactgtctataaatatactctctttccattttcattcacatcactttacaacacttaaaatttttttctctcaCATGATTTTAGTTTCGACTTAAGATAAACTTTTTCAccttaattttttgtaaatttttaagtgttagttaagattCTTAATATTGTTATCATAGTCcgattctaatttttttttaaaaaaaattaataaaattaatttttttattttatggaaatagtaaaaccgtcgctaatgagGGACGAGTTAAAACattgtcgctaattagcgacggtttttttaatgccgtcgctaaatagcgacggtttaaaaactccgtcgctaagtagcgacggtttctcaTAACGCCGtcgttaattagcgacggtttaatattttcataaaataaaaaattacttttattaattttttttttaaaaaataaatttatttatggaAATAGAACACGCAAATAGGAACTTTTAAAACCGGGTAGTCTCATTTTCATTCAATAGTTTCAGTGATGAAACCTATAGGTTTTGAAACAGGGATATAGACAAATTTAGAGATAAGCGGTTAACGAAAAGGACGAAAATGGACATTATCCCTAAATAAATTTGAAGCCAGCTGGTGAAATAGAAATGGTGAACGAAAGAGGGATTTGAGAGGGAACAATAACAAATATGAGGGAGAGGGtagaaatgaaaaaaatatgagGACAAATTTGGTCCCTATATTTTAGGGGTTCATCAATCAAAATAGTCCTAAATATTTCTAATACGATGCCATTTCAATCCGCCGTCAACAGCAGAGCCATCGATCCAATGTATAAATCGACAGATTAGAAATCCCATCTTTTCCTACACGACCTGGACGAAATCCATCGAACCACACAGtcttgaaaaataataaatcaaaaCACATTCTTTGAACTTAAAACAAAAACCCATATTAAAATGCAAAACCTACGGAGTTAGCTTTGAACGAAGCAAAGAGCAATCCATTATCATCAAAAGATATAAACTTATCGCCGTTTCAAGAATTATTGCTTCCATTCTCACCACATCAGATAATAATTTTCCACTCTCAAAATCAAAAGCCAATAATAAAATGAGAAACCCACGAATTAAAAATTAACCCTAAACTTATCCGACCCCCAAAAGGCagaaacaattaattaaacgTAGTTAAGTGCCGTATGCGAAAATCAATCAGTAAGCAAAGTTTAATCATCAGTAGAAGCAGGTAACTTAGGTCGAAGGTAGGTTGGCAAAGCTTACCATAAAAGAGGAACGCATCAGAAGCACAAGGAAGGAAGTTGGGAGATCGATCAGACTAACTTTCGGAAGAAGGGAATTGAAgagacacat is a window encoding:
- the LOC140814850 gene encoding uncharacterized protein, with protein sequence MSSEIFSDFDISEHEKDKLVGEVIRYILFKSEQNSGCPIKRDELTQLITGKNYRQRNLPAFVINEAKAKLSSIFGYEMRELQRSRPSVSANPGRASQSQQAISDAKSYIIVSQIPPDVYRKFVEDTNSTHLAGFTFVVVGIIHLAGGRVEEENLWHHLRRMGLQENQENHPNFGNTKQALEALVQQRYLQKEKVNGPEGNTVYYELAERALDGSTNDKIKEYISQIIQKDGNPMEAD